In a single window of the Branchiostoma floridae strain S238N-H82 chromosome 2, Bfl_VNyyK, whole genome shotgun sequence genome:
- the LOC118409495 gene encoding isocitrate dehydrogenase [NADP], mitochondrial-like, producing the protein MAGVLTKVSRIVSASQATLRQAPAALGTTASLQHRNYASGKRIEVANPVVELDGDEMTRIIWDMIKQKLIFPYINVDCKYYDLGLPYRDQTDDQVTIDCAEAIKKYNVGIKCATITPDEERVVEFNLKQMWRSPNGTIRNILGGTVFREPIICKTVPRLVPGWTQAIVIGRHAHGDQYKATDFVAEKEGKFEMMFTPADGSEPTRMEVFDFKNGGGCGMGMYNTDESITGFAHSCMQYAINKNWPLYMSTKNTILKRYDGRFKDIFEDIYQKHYKKDFESRKIWYEHRLIDDMVAQVLKSSGGFVWACKNYDGDVQSDVVAQGYGSLGLMTSVLVCPDGKTIEAEAAHGTVTRHYREHQKGNPTSTNPIASIFAWTRGLEHRGKLDGNQDLVKFCQTLEQACVDTVDSGKMTKDLAGCVYGGMANVKPGQYLYTMDFLEAIEEELKRKMGN; encoded by the exons ATGCCTCAGGAAAGCGTATTGAGGTGGCCAACCCAGTGGTGGAGCTGGATGGGGATGAGATGACCAGGATCATCTGGGACATGATCAAACAGAAG TTGATCTTCCCCTACATCAATGTGGACTGTAAATACTACGACCTGGGACTGCCCTACCGTGACCAGACCGACGACCAGGTCACCATCGACTGTGCTGAGGCCATCAAGAAGTACAACGTGGGCATCAAGTGTGCAACCATCACTCCTGATGAGGAAAGGGTTGTTG AATTCAACTTGAAGCAGATGTGGAGATCCCCCAATGGGACGATCCGTAACATCCTGGGTGGAACAGTGTTCCGCGAGCCAATCATCTGCAAGACCGTACCCCGCCTTGTTCCCGGCTGGACACAGGCCATCGTCATTGGCCGTCACGCTCACGGCGACCAG TACAAGGCTACTGACTTTGTGGCAGAGAAGGAGGGGAAGTTCGAGATGATGTTTACCCCTGCTGACGGCAGCGAACCAACCAGAATGGAGGTGTTTGACTTCAAAAATGGAGGAGGCTGTGGCATGGGCATGTACAACACTGATGAG TCCATCACAGGATTTGCCCACAGCTGCATGCAGTATGCCATCAACAAGAACTGGCCACTCTACATGTCAACCAAGAACACCATCCTGAAGAGATATGATGGCAGGTTCAAGGACATCTTTGAGGACATCTACCAAAA ACATTACAAGAAGGACTTTGAGTCCAGGAAGATCTGGTACGAGCACCGTCTGATTGACGACATGGTTGCCCAGGTGCTGAAGTCATCTGGAGGGTTCGTGTGGGCCTGCAAGAACTATGACGGAGATGTGCAGTCTGATGTGGTTGCACAAG GATATGGTTCCCTTGGTCTGATGACCAGTGTCCTGGTGTGTCCTGACGGTAAGACCATCGAGGCCGAGGCTGCCCATGGCACGGTGACCAGACATTACCGAGAACATCAGAAG GGAAACCCAACGAGTACCAACCCCATCGCCAGTATCTTTGCCTGGACAAGAGGCCTAGAGCACCGTGGGAAACTGGATGGGAACCAGGATCTAGTCAA GTTCTGTCAGACCCTTGAGCAAGCCTGTGTTGACACCGTGGATTCTGGGAAGATGACCAAGGACTTGGCAGGATGTGTCTATGGAGGCATGGCCAA TGTGAAGCCAGGCCAGTACCTATACACTATGGACTTCCTGGAGGCCATTGAGGAAGAACTGAAGAGGAAGATGGGCAACTAG